A section of the Acidobacterium capsulatum ATCC 51196 genome encodes:
- a CDS encoding MBL fold metallo-hydrolase, translating to MAHPAALSHPAERANTHEPVRGRTTVGDFELTVVSDGHYFLDGGAMFGVVPKPMWEKRAPADAQNRILLGTNTVIVRTGQHTVAIETGLGNKMSEKMRAIFEAKEQLPRALEAAGVRPEEVDVVINTHLHFDHCGWNTTKLPDGRIVPTFPNARYFAHRGEVAHGHLQLERDAVSYNSPNYDPLVESGQMTLLDTRPNEVTEIVPGISVECYPGHTSQLLAVNIDSAGQRGCYISDLIPTSAHLDITWVMGYDLDPLTCIEQRKRFYKRAIPEQWLVLFTHDHHVPFGHVKLNEKSKPVMRQG from the coding sequence ATGGCGCATCCTGCAGCCCTGAGCCATCCTGCAGAGCGGGCGAATACTCACGAGCCGGTGCGCGGCCGCACCACCGTTGGCGACTTTGAGCTGACGGTGGTGAGCGACGGGCACTACTTTCTCGACGGAGGGGCGATGTTCGGAGTCGTCCCCAAGCCGATGTGGGAGAAGCGCGCGCCCGCGGATGCGCAGAACCGCATTCTGCTGGGCACCAACACGGTGATTGTGCGCACGGGCCAGCACACCGTGGCGATTGAGACGGGCCTCGGCAACAAAATGAGCGAGAAGATGCGCGCCATTTTTGAAGCCAAGGAGCAGTTGCCGCGCGCGCTGGAGGCCGCGGGCGTGCGGCCGGAAGAAGTGGATGTGGTGATCAACACGCATCTGCACTTTGACCACTGCGGCTGGAACACGACGAAGCTGCCGGATGGACGCATTGTGCCGACCTTCCCGAATGCGCGCTACTTTGCGCACCGAGGGGAAGTAGCCCACGGGCACCTGCAACTGGAGCGCGACGCGGTCAGCTACAACAGCCCGAATTACGATCCGCTGGTGGAGAGCGGGCAGATGACGCTGCTGGACACGCGGCCCAATGAAGTGACGGAGATTGTGCCCGGGATTTCGGTGGAGTGTTATCCGGGACACACCTCGCAACTGCTCGCGGTGAACATTGATTCAGCGGGGCAGCGGGGATGCTACATCTCGGATTTGATTCCGACGAGCGCACACCTGGATATCACGTGGGTGATGGGGTATGACCTTGATCCGCTCACGTGCATTGAGCAGCGCAAGCGGTTTTACAAGAGGGCGATTCCGGAGCAGTGGCTGGTGCTCTTCACGCATGACCACCACGTGCCGTTTGGGCATGTGAAGCTGAATGAAAAGAGCAAGCCGGTGATGCGGCAGGGCTGA
- a CDS encoding ATP-dependent DNA ligase, producing MPEWNYLNQKAAFSMTRPAPQTSAPFDAFARCNDALAATPGKLARREILVAYLRPLAVPDAARAASSVPPTLTLADVEQAFAQIAAARGPAPRLQRVRQLLACATPLEIKYLIKLMLGDLRTGVKQALVEEAIAQLHEVELPTLRRALMLNGSLPEVVAMAAAHTLPQAQMRLFHPLGFMLASPVAGVEEAMARFASKPDARQASEPPTAIQIEDKYDGIRAQLHCGDPAQPGRVTLFSRNREDIGISFPELIEAFAAMPEPVVLDGEILAWQPASATGAARAMPFAALTQRLGRKRVTAQMRDQIPVVFMAFDLLARHGELLLDQPLSSRRQQLEAFLAAASPLALPAGAAQSSLFAAEESADFLRLKLAPATQLESAAQLDRAYQDARARGNEGVMLKALASPYQPGRRGLAWLKLKRELATLDVVVTGAEFGHGKRAHVLSDYTFAVRDGEELKNIGKAYSGLTDAEIAANTKFLKEHTLEDFGHFRSVEPLLVLEVAFNNIQRSERHNSGFALRFPRIVRIRDDKPVEEIDTLARVEELYQSQPDKPPEA from the coding sequence ATGCCGGAGTGGAACTATCTCAATCAGAAAGCAGCCTTCTCCATGACCCGTCCGGCTCCCCAAACTTCCGCCCCATTCGATGCTTTTGCCCGCTGCAACGATGCGCTGGCCGCCACGCCCGGCAAACTCGCCAGGCGCGAAATTCTCGTCGCATATCTCCGCCCGCTCGCCGTGCCCGATGCCGCCCGCGCCGCTTCTTCCGTTCCGCCCACGCTCACTCTCGCGGATGTCGAGCAGGCCTTCGCGCAAATCGCCGCCGCACGCGGCCCCGCGCCGCGCCTCCAGCGGGTGCGGCAGTTATTGGCCTGCGCCACGCCCCTTGAGATCAAATACCTCATCAAGCTCATGCTCGGCGACCTGCGCACCGGCGTGAAGCAGGCTCTTGTCGAGGAGGCCATCGCCCAGCTCCATGAGGTGGAACTGCCCACGCTGCGCCGCGCCCTCATGCTGAACGGCAGCCTGCCCGAGGTGGTCGCCATGGCAGCCGCGCATACGCTCCCTCAGGCGCAGATGCGCCTCTTTCATCCTCTCGGCTTCATGCTCGCCAGTCCCGTGGCCGGCGTGGAAGAGGCCATGGCGCGCTTTGCGTCCAAGCCGGATGCGCGGCAAGCCTCTGAACCTCCCACTGCCATCCAGATCGAAGACAAATACGACGGCATCCGCGCGCAGCTCCATTGCGGAGATCCCGCCCAGCCCGGCCGCGTCACCCTCTTCTCACGCAACCGCGAAGACATCGGCATCAGCTTTCCTGAGCTCATCGAGGCCTTCGCCGCCATGCCTGAGCCGGTCGTCCTCGACGGTGAAATCCTCGCCTGGCAACCTGCCTCCGCCACCGGGGCTGCGCGCGCCATGCCCTTCGCCGCGCTCACCCAGCGCCTTGGCCGCAAACGCGTCACCGCGCAAATGCGCGATCAGATTCCGGTGGTCTTTATGGCCTTTGACCTGCTCGCGCGCCATGGAGAACTGCTGCTCGACCAGCCGCTCTCCTCGCGCCGGCAGCAACTCGAAGCATTCCTCGCTGCCGCCTCTCCGCTCGCCTTGCCGGCCGGCGCCGCCCAAAGTTCCCTCTTTGCTGCGGAGGAATCAGCAGACTTCTTGCGCCTCAAGCTCGCTCCCGCCACGCAACTGGAGTCTGCCGCGCAACTGGACCGCGCCTATCAGGACGCCCGAGCGCGCGGCAATGAAGGCGTCATGCTCAAAGCCCTCGCCAGCCCTTATCAGCCGGGCCGCCGCGGCCTTGCCTGGCTCAAGCTCAAGCGCGAGCTTGCCACGCTTGATGTTGTCGTCACGGGAGCCGAATTCGGTCACGGCAAACGCGCGCACGTCCTCAGCGACTACACCTTTGCGGTGCGCGATGGCGAAGAGCTGAAAAACATCGGCAAGGCCTACTCCGGCCTCACCGACGCCGAGATCGCCGCGAATACAAAGTTTCTGAAAGAGCACACGCTCGAAGACTTCGGCCACTTCCGCTCCGTCGAGCCACTGCTCGTGCTCGAGGTCGCCTTCAACAACATCCAGCGCTCTGAGCGGCACAACAGCGGCTTCGCGCTTCGCTTTCCGCGCATCGTTCGCATCCGCGACGACAAGCCGGTCGAGGAGATCGACACCCTCGCCCGCGTCGAAGAGCTTTACCAATCCCAACCGGACAAGCCCCCGGAGGCTTAG
- the prfA gene encoding peptide chain release factor 1 — translation MFERLEQIETRYEELGREMADPALIADQQKYQKTAKQHRELEDVVEKFREYREVQNGIADARGMMNEADAEIRAMAEEELASLEERLPQIEADLKLLLLPKDPNDEKNVVVEIRAGTGGDEASLFAAEVFRMYARYAEQRRWKVEVLSMSESSVGGAKEVIAIIEGDHVYSQMKYESGVHRVQRVPATETQGRVHTSAITVAVLPEAEEVDVKIEAKDLRIDTFCSSGPGGQSVNTTYSAVRITHLPTNTVVSCQDEKSQIKNREKAMRVLRSRLYEVEMERQQQALAKERKQQVGSGDRSEKIRTYNFPQNRLTDHRIGLTIHQLAEVMEGRLQPVIDALTAHFNAERLKAESEAVA, via the coding sequence ATGTTTGAACGCCTTGAGCAGATTGAAACCCGTTATGAAGAGCTGGGCCGCGAGATGGCCGATCCCGCGCTGATTGCCGACCAGCAGAAGTACCAGAAGACCGCCAAGCAGCACCGCGAGTTGGAAGACGTCGTGGAGAAGTTTCGCGAGTACCGCGAGGTGCAGAACGGCATTGCCGATGCACGCGGCATGATGAATGAGGCCGACGCGGAGATTCGCGCGATGGCCGAGGAAGAGCTGGCTTCGCTGGAAGAACGGCTGCCGCAGATTGAGGCGGACCTGAAGCTGCTGCTGCTGCCGAAGGACCCGAACGATGAGAAGAACGTCGTGGTGGAAATTCGCGCGGGTACGGGCGGCGATGAGGCCTCGTTGTTTGCGGCCGAGGTGTTTCGCATGTATGCGCGCTATGCCGAGCAGCGGCGGTGGAAGGTGGAAGTGCTGTCGATGTCAGAATCGTCGGTGGGCGGCGCGAAGGAAGTGATCGCCATCATTGAAGGCGACCACGTGTACTCACAGATGAAGTATGAGAGCGGCGTGCACCGGGTGCAGCGCGTTCCGGCCACGGAGACGCAGGGCCGCGTGCATACGTCGGCCATCACGGTGGCGGTGCTGCCGGAAGCCGAAGAGGTGGACGTGAAGATTGAGGCGAAGGATCTTCGCATCGATACGTTCTGCTCCTCGGGGCCGGGCGGGCAGTCGGTGAACACGACCTACTCCGCCGTGCGCATCACGCACCTGCCCACCAACACGGTGGTGAGCTGCCAGGACGAGAAGTCGCAGATCAAGAATCGCGAGAAGGCGATGCGCGTGCTGCGTTCGCGCCTGTATGAAGTGGAGATGGAGCGGCAGCAGCAGGCGCTGGCCAAGGAGCGCAAGCAGCAAGTGGGTTCCGGCGACCGCAGCGAGAAGATTCGCACGTATAACTTTCCGCAGAACCGGCTGACGGACCATCGCATCGGGCTGACGATTCATCAACTGGCCGAAGTGATGGAAGGCCGGCTGCAGCCGGTGATTGATGCACTGACGGCGCACTTTAACGCGGAGCGTTTGAAGGCGGAGTCAGAGGCGGTGGCTTAA
- a CDS encoding aminopeptidase, whose protein sequence is MSVAAVTPEKTLTFEQKLDRLADVAVRVGLGLKEGQELVLTASVDTLPLVRRITAHAYEAGASLVTTLLSDEASTLLRYRHGKDASFDKAAGWLYEGMAAAYASGAARMAVAGANPALLSKEDPEKVGRANRSNSIAYRPALELITKHAINWTIVPAATPDWAKLVFPDLPADQALARLWDAIFAATRVDREDPVAAWKEHDAKLHQRADYLNKKRYHALHFRGPGTDLTVGLADDHLWLGGGTQAHNGQYCIPNLPTEEVFTTPHKDRVNGTVTSTKPLSHQGTLIEKISVRFENGRIVEAHAAAGEAVLQRMIETDAGARMLGEVALVPHSSPISASGVLFWNTLFDENAACHIALGQAYSTCVKNGENMKPEELAAKGANESLIHVDWMIGSGEVSVDGVNADGSHEPLMVKGEFVTA, encoded by the coding sequence ATGAGTGTTGCCGCTGTTACCCCTGAGAAAACACTGACCTTTGAGCAGAAACTCGACCGTCTGGCCGATGTGGCCGTGCGCGTGGGTCTTGGCCTCAAGGAGGGCCAGGAGCTGGTGCTGACCGCGAGCGTGGATACGCTGCCGCTGGTGCGCCGCATCACCGCGCATGCATATGAGGCGGGCGCTTCGCTGGTCACGACGCTGCTGAGCGATGAGGCATCGACGCTGCTGCGCTACCGCCACGGCAAGGATGCGAGCTTTGACAAGGCCGCGGGCTGGCTCTACGAGGGCATGGCAGCCGCTTACGCGAGCGGCGCGGCGCGCATGGCCGTGGCCGGGGCGAATCCGGCGCTGCTGTCAAAAGAAGACCCGGAAAAGGTGGGCCGCGCCAACCGCTCGAATTCGATTGCCTACCGGCCGGCGCTGGAGCTGATCACCAAGCACGCGATCAACTGGACGATTGTGCCGGCGGCGACGCCGGACTGGGCGAAGCTGGTCTTTCCTGATCTGCCGGCAGACCAGGCGCTGGCGCGCCTGTGGGACGCCATTTTCGCGGCGACGCGCGTGGACCGCGAAGACCCCGTAGCGGCATGGAAGGAGCACGACGCGAAGCTGCATCAGCGCGCCGATTACCTGAACAAGAAGCGCTACCATGCGCTGCACTTCCGCGGGCCGGGCACAGATTTGACTGTGGGCCTGGCGGACGATCATCTGTGGCTGGGCGGCGGCACACAGGCGCACAACGGGCAATATTGCATTCCGAACCTGCCGACCGAAGAGGTGTTCACGACGCCGCACAAAGACCGCGTGAACGGCACGGTGACCAGCACCAAGCCGCTCTCGCACCAGGGCACGCTGATTGAGAAGATCTCAGTACGCTTTGAGAATGGCCGCATTGTGGAGGCGCATGCCGCCGCCGGCGAGGCCGTGCTGCAGCGCATGATTGAGACCGACGCGGGCGCGCGCATGCTGGGCGAGGTGGCGCTGGTGCCGCATTCGTCGCCCATCTCGGCCAGCGGCGTGCTCTTCTGGAACACGCTCTTTGACGAGAATGCCGCCTGCCACATTGCGCTGGGGCAGGCCTACAGCACCTGCGTGAAGAACGGCGAAAACATGAAGCCCGAAGAGCTGGCCGCGAAGGGCGCGAATGAGAGCCTGATTCACGTGGACTGGATGATTGGCTCGGGCGAGGTGAGCGTGGACGGCGTGAATGCGGACGGCAGCCATGAGCCGCTGATGGTGAAGGGCGAGTTTGTGACTGCCTGA
- a CDS encoding nucleoside hydrolase, translating to MAQTAPTTPATTSATQNTPAASASQTTPGTANAVTAPPQKVIIDTDIGDDIDDAYALGLAVSSPQLQVLGVTTDWGDTTLRARLVKRFLDATGHSDIPVAAGLHTQPTAAFTQEYYAEGYQARPGSWPDAVQFLQSEIKKYPGQITLIALAPFHNLAALIARDPATFKQLKRVVLMGGSIHQGYGNLGYLPGESPSAEYNIASDIPAAQKLFASGVPIDMMPLDSTQLKLDEVMRPIVFSAGTPLTDTLSTLTNEWTAAMQNPTPTLYDAMAVAYVMDPSLCPTQPMDIVIGNRGFTHVGSGTPNANVCLHSDSDKFFHFLLPQLMGTAGEPILAGTPAASSNP from the coding sequence ATGGCGCAGACAGCACCCACGACGCCGGCCACGACTTCAGCCACGCAGAACACGCCTGCGGCTTCGGCAAGCCAGACGACACCCGGAACAGCGAATGCCGTGACGGCTCCGCCGCAGAAGGTGATTATCGACACCGATATTGGAGACGATATCGACGACGCGTATGCGCTGGGGCTGGCGGTTTCTTCGCCGCAGTTGCAGGTGCTGGGCGTCACGACGGACTGGGGCGACACGACGCTGCGCGCGCGGCTGGTGAAGCGGTTTCTCGATGCGACGGGCCACTCGGATATTCCGGTAGCGGCTGGCCTGCACACGCAGCCGACGGCTGCATTTACGCAGGAGTATTACGCCGAGGGCTACCAGGCACGGCCGGGAAGCTGGCCCGATGCGGTGCAGTTTTTGCAGAGCGAAATCAAGAAATATCCCGGACAGATCACGCTGATTGCGCTGGCGCCGTTTCATAATCTGGCGGCGCTGATTGCGCGCGATCCGGCGACGTTTAAGCAACTGAAGCGCGTGGTGCTGATGGGCGGCTCGATCCACCAGGGCTATGGCAATCTTGGCTATCTGCCGGGTGAGTCGCCGAGCGCGGAGTACAACATTGCGTCTGATATTCCGGCAGCACAGAAGCTCTTTGCCTCGGGCGTGCCGATTGACATGATGCCGCTCGACTCCACGCAACTGAAGCTGGATGAGGTGATGCGGCCGATTGTCTTCAGCGCAGGGACGCCGCTGACGGATACGCTCAGCACGCTCACGAATGAATGGACAGCGGCGATGCAGAACCCCACGCCAACGCTATATGACGCGATGGCTGTGGCGTATGTGATGGATCCCTCGCTGTGCCCCACGCAGCCGATGGACATTGTGATTGGCAACCGCGGCTTCACGCATGTGGGCAGCGGCACGCCGAACGCGAATGTGTGCCTGCACTCGGACTCGGACAAGTTCTTTCACTTTCTGCTGCCGCAGTTGATGGGCACGGCGGGAGAGCCGATTCTGGCGGGGACGCCTGCGGCTTCCAGTAATCCGTAA
- a CDS encoding alpha/beta fold hydrolase, producing the protein MTRKSFALALQSAVLPLALAFCPAPALHAQAAQPWTVKEVFGGPSLTGYAPDQIYWAPDSKQVTYLDGSGNLREFVVGGASARKIIASKELEPLLNAPISEQDRDHRNRYDEPDYIWAPDSKHLLFDTNGELWLFSTAKGKGRKVGNTGMQSGDDPKFSPNGQYISYIRNNNVYVQPEQDASQARALTNSGSKTVLNGGIDWVYLEELDVRSNYFWSPDSKQIAFLQMNEDRVPLYPIEDWLPVHARIQWWQRYPQPGDPNPGVRVGVVKAAGGPVSWLKIPLDTGNGYIPRFGWVNDHIVWVETLDRAQKHENIYFADTHTGQVKLALAQTEPKYFNTTYGVTFVGDHQFLLLSWRDGHTHIYRYSFDAADPMAAPAKLENEVEHGDYEVMSIGSVDKATGTIYYVSNEGNPRAHQVWAVNLDGSGKRRVSQTGGVHEPKFPPHGSSYIDEYSDMTTPPAVAFCNPQGACHSFWTSTPVTGHDLQQSVLLTLKAADGKTTLYGTLMLPEGKTAAHSVPLIVNPYGGPDVGEATDRWGGRHLFWNELLAQHGFAVLTMDNRGMGARGRAFEQACYHNFGPPELADQLASVDQVLKKYPQLDPHRLGWWGWSWGGTFTLYALSHSDRFRVGVAVAPVTSWRNYDSIYTERYMGLPSEDAHAYEVDSVQNSVAHLHGHLLLMHGTGDDNVHFANTIQYIQKLIEAGVPYDYNVFPRKTHSIAGALDQTELYNRILQEFELYLMPEHPVPGGAGE; encoded by the coding sequence TTGACTCGAAAGAGCTTTGCCCTCGCACTGCAATCTGCCGTGCTGCCGCTTGCCCTGGCCTTTTGCCCTGCCCCCGCGCTGCACGCGCAGGCTGCTCAGCCTTGGACGGTGAAGGAAGTCTTTGGCGGACCCAGCCTGACCGGTTACGCGCCGGACCAGATCTACTGGGCTCCGGACTCGAAGCAGGTCACCTATCTGGATGGCAGCGGCAACCTGCGGGAGTTTGTGGTGGGCGGCGCGAGCGCGCGCAAGATTATCGCGAGCAAAGAGCTGGAGCCGCTGCTGAACGCGCCGATCAGCGAGCAGGACCGCGATCACCGCAACCGCTATGACGAGCCGGACTACATCTGGGCTCCGGACTCAAAGCACCTGCTGTTTGATACGAATGGCGAGCTGTGGCTCTTCAGCACGGCAAAAGGCAAGGGCCGCAAGGTGGGCAACACCGGCATGCAGAGCGGCGACGACCCGAAGTTTTCACCCAACGGGCAGTACATCTCCTACATTCGTAACAACAACGTTTACGTACAGCCGGAGCAGGATGCCTCGCAGGCGCGGGCGCTGACCAACTCCGGCTCAAAGACAGTGCTGAATGGCGGCATTGACTGGGTGTACCTCGAAGAGCTGGATGTGCGCAGCAACTACTTCTGGTCGCCGGACTCGAAGCAGATTGCCTTTTTGCAGATGAATGAGGACCGCGTGCCGCTCTACCCGATTGAAGACTGGCTGCCGGTGCATGCGCGCATTCAGTGGTGGCAGCGGTATCCGCAGCCGGGCGACCCGAACCCCGGCGTGCGCGTGGGCGTGGTGAAGGCCGCGGGCGGGCCGGTGAGCTGGCTGAAGATTCCACTCGATACGGGCAATGGGTATATTCCGCGCTTTGGCTGGGTGAATGACCACATTGTGTGGGTGGAGACGCTGGACCGCGCACAGAAGCACGAAAACATCTACTTTGCCGACACCCACACGGGCCAGGTGAAGCTGGCGCTGGCGCAGACCGAGCCGAAGTATTTCAACACGACGTATGGCGTAACGTTTGTGGGCGATCACCAGTTTCTGCTGCTGAGCTGGCGCGATGGGCACACGCACATCTACCGCTACAGCTTTGACGCGGCCGACCCGATGGCCGCGCCCGCGAAGCTGGAGAACGAAGTGGAGCACGGCGATTACGAGGTGATGTCGATCGGCTCCGTGGACAAAGCTACGGGCACGATCTACTACGTTTCGAACGAGGGCAATCCGCGCGCGCACCAGGTGTGGGCCGTGAATCTGGATGGCAGCGGCAAGCGCCGTGTTTCGCAGACGGGCGGCGTGCATGAGCCGAAGTTTCCGCCGCATGGCTCGTCCTACATTGACGAGTACTCTGACATGACCACTCCGCCAGCGGTGGCCTTTTGCAATCCGCAGGGTGCGTGCCATTCTTTCTGGACCTCGACGCCGGTGACCGGCCACGATCTGCAACAGTCGGTGCTTTTGACGCTGAAGGCCGCCGACGGCAAGACGACGCTCTACGGCACGCTGATGCTGCCCGAGGGCAAGACGGCCGCGCATAGCGTGCCGCTGATCGTGAATCCTTATGGCGGCCCGGATGTGGGCGAGGCCACAGACCGCTGGGGCGGGCGGCATCTGTTCTGGAACGAGCTGCTGGCGCAGCATGGCTTTGCCGTGCTCACGATGGACAACCGCGGCATGGGCGCACGTGGCCGCGCCTTTGAGCAGGCGTGCTATCACAACTTCGGTCCGCCGGAGCTGGCCGATCAGCTTGCGTCGGTCGATCAGGTGCTGAAGAAGTATCCGCAACTTGACCCGCACCGGCTGGGCTGGTGGGGCTGGAGCTGGGGCGGAACCTTCACGCTGTATGCACTGTCGCACTCGGATCGCTTCCGCGTGGGTGTGGCCGTGGCTCCGGTGACGAGCTGGCGCAATTATGACTCCATCTATACGGAGCGCTACATGGGCCTGCCGAGCGAAGATGCGCATGCGTACGAGGTGGACTCCGTGCAGAACAGCGTGGCGCATCTGCATGGGCATCTGCTGCTGATGCACGGCACGGGCGATGACAACGTACACTTTGCCAACACGATTCAGTACATTCAGAAGCTGATTGAAGCGGGTGTGCCATATGACTACAACGTCTTCCCGCGCAAGACGCACTCGATTGCCGGAGCGCTGGACCAGACCGAACTCTACAACCGCATTCTGCAGGAGTTTGAGCTGTACCTGATGCCTGAACATCCTGTGCCGGGCGGAGCAGGAGAATAA
- a CDS encoding ABC transporter permease, giving the protein MAIDTHRSFESTLASARSTMGLGEIVRLAVDSFRASKMRFALTALGMVIGSMSLILVVTIGLTGKHFIIHELQSIGTNMIDLEYAGGGGGTVSNYRTDYLRLDDMRAVEEQLPEIAAASPLLQMHDRIDVGSGVEKDILVLGVTPPYRKIRNLIVPTGRFFDDEDEVTHAQVADITLPLAKLMFGSPQNAINKTFTISGIPFTIIGTFKESVDTFGESEIRDETILIPYSVARYFTGTDYVQDIFFSTRDQSDIEQTAQQIVKIVKSRHQPNSVYTATTLTSLITTAGIIANALTIILLLVAAVTLAVGGVGIMNIMLATVRSRIREIGIRKALGATAREIKLQFLIEAIFISLAGGLVGTLIGISLPLSVRLFTSYKLPISGISILVALGTSVAVGVVFGTLPANRAAQMDPVESLKYE; this is encoded by the coding sequence ATGGCGATCGATACCCACCGCAGTTTTGAGAGCACTCTGGCCAGCGCCCGCAGCACGATGGGCCTGGGCGAGATTGTGCGTCTCGCCGTGGACAGCTTCCGCGCGAGCAAGATGCGCTTTGCGCTGACGGCGCTGGGCATGGTGATCGGCTCGATGTCGCTAATTCTGGTGGTGACGATCGGCCTGACGGGCAAGCACTTCATCATTCACGAACTGCAGAGCATCGGCACCAACATGATCGACCTGGAGTACGCGGGCGGCGGCGGCGGCACGGTGAGCAACTACCGCACCGACTACCTGCGGCTCGACGACATGCGCGCCGTGGAAGAGCAACTGCCCGAGATTGCGGCCGCCTCCCCCCTGCTGCAGATGCATGACCGCATTGACGTGGGCAGCGGCGTGGAGAAAGACATTCTGGTGCTGGGCGTGACGCCGCCCTACCGCAAGATTCGCAACCTCATCGTGCCGACGGGCCGCTTCTTTGACGATGAAGACGAAGTCACGCACGCGCAGGTGGCCGACATTACCCTGCCGCTGGCGAAGCTGATGTTTGGCAGTCCGCAGAATGCGATCAACAAGACCTTCACGATCAGCGGCATTCCGTTCACGATCATCGGCACCTTCAAAGAGAGCGTGGACACCTTTGGCGAATCGGAGATTCGCGATGAGACCATCCTGATTCCCTACTCCGTGGCGCGGTACTTTACCGGCACGGACTATGTGCAGGATATTTTCTTTTCGACCCGCGACCAGAGCGACATTGAGCAGACCGCGCAGCAGATTGTGAAGATTGTGAAGTCGCGGCACCAGCCGAACTCTGTTTATACCGCGACAACCCTCACCTCACTGATCACGACGGCCGGCATCATTGCCAATGCGCTAACGATCATCCTGCTGCTGGTGGCCGCCGTGACGCTGGCCGTGGGCGGCGTGGGCATCATGAACATCATGCTGGCGACGGTGCGCTCGCGCATTCGCGAGATCGGCATTCGCAAGGCGCTGGGCGCGACGGCCCGGGAGATCAAACTGCAGTTTTTGATTGAGGCCATCTTCATTTCGCTCGCCGGCGGACTGGTGGGCACGCTGATCGGCATCTCGCTGCCGCTCTCAGTGCGCCTGTTTACCAGCTATAAGCTGCCTATTTCGGGCATATCGATTCTGGTGGCGCTGGGCACCTCGGTCGCGGTGGGCGTGGTTTTTGGCACGCTGCCGGCGAACCGCGCCGCGCAGATGGACCCGGTCGAGTCGCTCAAGTACGAGTAG
- the prmC gene encoding peptide chain release factor N(5)-glutamine methyltransferase produces MASTMPSVRTILDQATQRLAGLPTARRDAELLLQHVLGRNRAWLIVHSDDAMTAEQVTQFESWILRRAAQEPVQYIVGEQEFWGLRLRVTPDVLIPRPETEHLVEAALERLPEGETVRVADIGTGSGAIAIALAASRPQALVTALDLSEAALRIARENAAAHGVAERMRFLQSDLLAAVRGERFAMIVSNPPYVPGGEELEPQVRDFEPHSALFAGAEGLDVYRRLIPEAAEVLEPGGWLLMEIGHGQRAALAELLAGWDDIAFVDDLQGIPRVVMARKAIDR; encoded by the coding sequence ATGGCTTCGACAATGCCGAGTGTGCGCACCATTCTTGACCAGGCCACGCAACGCCTTGCGGGGCTGCCCACGGCGCGGCGCGATGCCGAACTATTGCTGCAGCATGTACTGGGGCGCAATCGCGCGTGGCTCATCGTGCACTCTGACGATGCTATGACCGCAGAGCAGGTCACGCAATTTGAGAGCTGGATATTGCGGCGGGCCGCGCAGGAGCCGGTGCAATACATTGTGGGCGAGCAGGAGTTCTGGGGATTGCGGCTGCGGGTGACGCCGGATGTGCTGATTCCCCGCCCCGAGACGGAGCACCTGGTGGAGGCGGCGCTGGAGCGGCTGCCCGAGGGTGAGACCGTGCGCGTGGCCGACATTGGCACGGGGTCGGGCGCGATTGCGATTGCGCTGGCGGCGAGCCGGCCGCAGGCGCTGGTGACGGCGCTGGATCTTTCAGAGGCGGCTTTGCGGATTGCGCGCGAAAATGCAGCCGCGCATGGCGTGGCGGAGCGAATGCGCTTTCTGCAATCAGACCTGCTGGCGGCGGTGCGCGGTGAGCGCTTTGCGATGATTGTGTCGAATCCGCCATATGTGCCGGGTGGCGAAGAGCTGGAGCCGCAGGTGCGCGATTTTGAGCCGCACTCCGCGCTGTTTGCCGGGGCGGAGGGACTCGATGTGTACCGGCGGCTGATTCCGGAAGCCGCCGAGGTGCTGGAGCCCGGAGGCTGGCTGCTGATGGAGATAGGGCATGGGCAGCGGGCGGCGCTTGCGGAGCTGCTGGCGGGCTGGGATGACATAGCTTTTGTGGATGATCTGCAGGGGATTCCCCGGGTTGTGATGGCGCGGAAGGCGATAGATCGTTAA